Proteins from a genomic interval of Psychrobacter fulvigenes:
- a CDS encoding DUF1501 domain-containing protein, translated as MSELSRRAFLKRLGYLTAAGVASPLTLNMMGVAEAATHTATDYKALVCVFLDGGNDQANTLIPIDTTNYNTYKKVRQDIALDRSAVLPLRPTTNLADGLKWGFHPKLTGLNSLFHLKKLAVLQNVGTLIEPTSLAQYKSKSVALPQKLFAHNSQKDLWETTASKAFREGWGGKIGDLILNQNTQSMFTCISTTDNSLFLTGDRATAINVSSDGIIPIWYARENSWLYNSQKTAAALRKIITSPRNNIMENHINLVTRRSMEAEKLMSSALRESGELKTQFTTGNSLADQLKTVARLIKSRDTLGVKRQVFFVKVGDFDTHSNLLSRHEKLMAVLDDALSSFYQATEELGVTQNVTTFTASDFGRTFSSNGNGSDHGWGSHHLIMGGAVNGREFYGKAPEIGLDTPEDVGQGRLLPTTSIDEYSATLAKWFGVSDSDLGLIAPNLYKFDKPDLGFMSR; from the coding sequence ATGAGTGAACTATCAAGAAGAGCATTTCTAAAGCGTTTAGGCTACTTAACGGCAGCAGGTGTAGCCAGTCCTCTTACGCTCAATATGATGGGTGTGGCAGAAGCAGCTACACACACAGCTACCGACTATAAAGCGTTAGTCTGTGTATTTTTGGACGGGGGTAATGATCAAGCAAATACTCTTATTCCAATCGATACTACCAACTACAATACTTATAAAAAGGTGCGACAAGACATTGCGTTAGATCGATCCGCCGTGTTGCCATTGAGGCCAACGACCAACTTAGCAGATGGGTTAAAATGGGGATTTCACCCTAAGCTTACAGGCTTAAACAGTTTGTTCCATCTTAAAAAGCTTGCGGTCTTACAGAATGTCGGCACCTTAATTGAACCAACCTCGCTTGCTCAATATAAAAGCAAATCTGTCGCGCTACCACAAAAGCTATTTGCGCATAATAGCCAAAAGGATTTATGGGAAACGACCGCTTCCAAAGCCTTTAGAGAGGGTTGGGGAGGAAAGATTGGTGATTTGATTCTGAATCAGAATACGCAATCTATGTTTACCTGTATTAGTACCACTGACAACTCTTTGTTCTTAACAGGAGACCGTGCCACTGCAATAAACGTCAGCTCTGACGGTATTATTCCTATTTGGTATGCTAGAGAAAACAGTTGGCTATATAATTCACAAAAAACCGCCGCAGCGTTGAGAAAAATTATTACCTCACCCCGTAACAATATTATGGAAAACCATATTAATTTAGTTACTAGGCGTTCTATGGAGGCTGAAAAGCTTATGTCGTCTGCCCTAAGAGAGTCTGGTGAGTTAAAGACGCAGTTTACTACTGGTAATTCACTGGCTGATCAGCTAAAGACCGTGGCAAGATTGATAAAATCTCGTGATACTCTTGGGGTCAAAAGGCAGGTGTTTTTTGTAAAAGTTGGTGACTTTGATACCCATAGTAATCTGCTCAGTAGACATGAAAAGCTGATGGCTGTGCTCGATGATGCTTTATCTAGCTTTTACCAAGCCACTGAAGAATTGGGTGTGACTCAAAATGTTACTACCTTTACGGCATCAGATTTTGGACGTACCTTTAGTAGTAATGGTAACGGCTCCGACCATGGTTGGGGCAGTCATCATCTGATCATGGGTGGCGCGGTTAACGGTAGGGAGTTTTATGGGAAAGCGCCAGAGATTGGTTTGGATACTCCTGAAGATGTAGGTCAAGGTAGATTGCTTCCAACGACATCTATTGACGAATATTCAGCGACGTTAGCAAAGTGGTTTGGGGTATCAGATAGTGATTTGGGGTTGATAGCACCAAATCTTTATAAGTTTGATAAGCCAGATCTAGGATTTATGAGTCGCTAA
- a CDS encoding dihydrolipoyl dehydrogenase — MNQKSNNASTNTSEKTTRKVSVAVIGAGTAGQNAFRQAQKTTENIVIINDGIWTTICATIGCMPSKLLIAAAARAHEAKSSKEFGVHADVQIDGKQVMSRVQAERDRFAGFVKRQVESWPEDKKISGRAYINKEGLIEVNDELIAADKIIVATGSSPFVPEGWVDKLGKTLITSDTVFELTDLPASMAVVGTGAIGLELAQAFTRLGVDVTLFNRVNRVGGLRDEDINQKAIECLGHELTMQLDSKIIDVGTQTNADNEAPSAFIDYKDSAGQSQQWQGECVLVATGRRNNINQLGIENLGVELDDKNRPKNLNINTGQIGDLQLYIVGDANAHLPLLHVASDEGFSAGSEVCRDNVGAYIRPPAIPLGIVFCEPQIANVGMSLPEIERSERTHVTGKVSFDNQGRSRIMGVNCGLLHIYACKETDKILGACMVGPDAEYVAHILAVAVTNELSVKELLDTPFYHPTILEGLRSALRDVQKQMSIPHQAEKREEDGF, encoded by the coding sequence ATGAACCAAAAATCTAACAACGCCTCTACGAATACCTCTGAAAAAACAACCCGCAAAGTCTCAGTTGCAGTCATTGGTGCTGGTACAGCTGGGCAAAACGCCTTTCGCCAAGCACAGAAAACCACTGAAAACATTGTAATTATCAATGATGGGATTTGGACCACAATCTGTGCCACCATTGGATGTATGCCAAGCAAACTACTGATTGCAGCAGCAGCTCGCGCCCATGAAGCAAAGAGCTCCAAGGAGTTTGGCGTTCATGCAGATGTGCAGATAGACGGCAAGCAAGTCATGTCCCGAGTACAAGCTGAGCGTGATCGGTTTGCTGGGTTCGTCAAAAGACAAGTTGAGAGCTGGCCTGAGGATAAAAAGATATCAGGGCGTGCTTATATTAATAAAGAAGGACTGATCGAGGTAAACGATGAGCTGATTGCCGCAGATAAAATCATTGTCGCCACAGGTAGCTCACCATTTGTACCAGAAGGTTGGGTAGATAAGCTCGGTAAAACTCTGATTACCTCCGATACTGTGTTTGAACTAACAGACCTGCCAGCATCTATGGCTGTCGTTGGCACGGGTGCTATTGGCTTAGAGCTGGCACAGGCGTTTACTCGCTTGGGCGTCGATGTCACCTTATTCAATCGTGTCAATCGTGTCGGTGGTTTAAGAGATGAAGACATCAATCAAAAAGCCATTGAGTGCCTAGGTCATGAGCTCACTATGCAGCTCGACAGTAAAATCATAGACGTTGGCACGCAAACCAATGCAGACAATGAAGCTCCATCAGCATTTATTGATTATAAAGACAGTGCTGGCCAATCGCAGCAGTGGCAAGGTGAGTGCGTTCTAGTAGCGACTGGACGTCGCAACAATATCAATCAGCTAGGGATAGAAAACCTAGGAGTCGAGCTCGATGACAAAAATCGTCCAAAAAACCTAAACATCAATACTGGCCAGATCGGCGACTTGCAGCTATATATCGTTGGCGACGCTAATGCACATTTACCTCTTCTTCATGTCGCCAGTGACGAAGGTTTCAGTGCAGGAAGCGAGGTTTGCCGTGATAATGTCGGTGCTTATATTCGCCCACCTGCTATCCCACTAGGCATTGTATTTTGTGAGCCCCAAATCGCTAACGTTGGTATGTCACTACCAGAGATTGAACGTTCAGAGCGCACGCATGTCACTGGTAAAGTCAGTTTCGATAACCAAGGGCGTAGCCGTATTATGGGAGTCAACTGTGGTCTATTGCACATCTATGCTTGCAAAGAAACCGATAAGATTTTGGGCGCATGTATGGTGGGTCCTGATGCTGAGTATGTCGCCCATATATTGGCCGTTGCCGTTACCAATGAGTTGAGCGTTAAGGAGCTGCTGGACACGCCTTTTTATCATCCAACTATTTTAGAGGGACTACGCAGCGCACTACGAGATGTACAAAAGCAAATGTCTATCCCACATCAAGCTGAAAAGAGAGAGGAAGATGGCTTTTAA
- a CDS encoding DUF1800 domain-containing protein: protein MECFSKKPLLSTIDSTGSDAVLQQIKFEPTDKRQNFYSFDLKLPIISSTALMLAACGGGGGDESPSTSSGNTSSGNTGSSNTGPDSSKPTQKPNNPSTLLTDTDAARFLQQAQFSSTKAEIESLKSIGIHQWLNNQFAMPIAITGYDWLLQRGVNNEKYRFDRNPVDWMAWQQLFSSKDTLRKRTALALSEILVVSSHGVFLPLHSFSIAAYWDVLNEHAFGNFRDLLKAITLNLAMGDFLDLISSKKANDRGRRPDENFARELMQLFTIGLIELNLDGTPKLNGGQPIETYTQETVTNVAQALTGWSVDESYDTHYTTTDPSAHRAPMVNSPDNHDTRSVSFFGITVPAGASGEQALDIVMDTLFNHANIAPFISKQLIQRLVTSNPSPDYVRRVATVFNRDDSGTRGNLRSVLQAILTDIEARKLPVKDIPAIGKVREPIVRYIQWVHTFTNRKSISGEWAISNTLSSRWHFNQSPLKGPSVFNFFDVDYAPSTSDFVSNNLVAPELQLHNETSTVGYINFMKIIIQNGVHYLFDESQPEILPEYSEEMKLYDQPEKLVAHLNLVLCANQMSDDTTSLIVEALEDITDRDPDWGKNRVYSAVLLTMASPEYLVQK, encoded by the coding sequence ATGGAATGTTTTAGCAAAAAGCCATTGCTATCTACTATTGATAGCACTGGTAGCGATGCTGTGTTACAGCAAATAAAGTTTGAACCTACTGATAAGAGACAAAATTTTTATTCATTTGACTTAAAGTTGCCTATCATAAGCTCTACCGCTTTAATGCTCGCTGCCTGTGGAGGCGGAGGTGGAGACGAATCGCCAAGCACAAGTTCTGGGAATACAAGTTCTGGGAATACAGGTTCTAGCAATACGGGCCCTGATAGTAGCAAACCCACTCAAAAACCTAACAACCCTTCCACCCTTCTGACTGATACTGACGCTGCTAGGTTCTTACAACAAGCCCAATTTTCATCGACGAAAGCTGAAATTGAATCGCTTAAAAGTATCGGTATCCATCAATGGTTAAATAATCAATTTGCTATGCCCATTGCGATCACAGGTTATGACTGGTTACTGCAACGCGGTGTGAACAATGAAAAGTATCGCTTTGATAGAAACCCTGTGGATTGGATGGCATGGCAACAACTGTTCTCTTCTAAAGATACTTTACGTAAACGTACCGCTTTAGCTCTTTCTGAAATTTTGGTCGTGTCTTCTCATGGCGTGTTTTTGCCCTTGCATTCTTTTTCTATCGCTGCCTACTGGGATGTTCTCAATGAGCATGCTTTTGGTAACTTTAGAGATCTTCTAAAGGCGATTACCTTAAACTTAGCGATGGGAGACTTCTTAGATTTAATCAGTAGCAAAAAAGCCAATGATAGAGGGCGTAGGCCAGATGAAAATTTTGCCCGTGAGCTTATGCAGCTGTTTACTATTGGGCTGATAGAGTTAAATCTTGATGGTACACCTAAGTTAAATGGTGGCCAGCCAATAGAGACTTATACTCAAGAGACGGTGACTAATGTTGCTCAGGCATTGACTGGATGGAGCGTAGATGAATCTTATGATACACACTACACTACTACAGATCCTAGCGCGCATCGTGCTCCCATGGTTAATTCACCAGACAATCATGATACTCGTAGCGTGAGTTTTTTTGGTATCACTGTACCAGCAGGAGCAAGTGGCGAGCAAGCGTTAGATATTGTAATGGACACCTTATTTAACCACGCTAATATTGCTCCTTTTATCTCAAAACAACTTATTCAGCGTCTGGTAACCAGCAACCCAAGTCCTGACTATGTCAGAAGAGTAGCCACTGTGTTTAATCGTGATGATAGTGGTACACGTGGTAATTTAAGGTCAGTTTTACAGGCTATTTTAACCGATATTGAGGCGCGAAAGTTGCCCGTTAAAGATATACCGGCTATTGGTAAAGTGCGTGAACCTATAGTGAGATATATCCAGTGGGTACATACTTTTACGAACCGTAAAAGCATATCAGGTGAGTGGGCTATTAGTAACACGTTAAGTAGTAGATGGCACTTCAATCAAAGCCCACTCAAAGGGCCTTCTGTATTTAATTTTTTCGATGTCGATTATGCGCCTAGTACTAGTGACTTCGTTAGTAATAACTTAGTAGCCCCAGAATTGCAGTTGCATAATGAGACTTCTACAGTGGGCTACATTAATTTTATGAAAATAATTATTCAGAATGGGGTGCATTATTTATTTGATGAGTCCCAGCCTGAGATATTGCCAGAATATAGTGAAGAAATGAAACTATATGATCAACCTGAAAAGCTCGTTGCTCATCTCAATCTGGTTCTGTGCGCGAACCAGATGTCAGACGATACTACATCCCTTATCGTTGAAGCGCTAGAAGATATAACGGACCGAGATCCTGATTGGGGTAAAAACCGTGTCTATTCAGCGGTATTACTGACAATGGCCAGTCCTGAGTACTTGGTGCAAAAATAA
- the queC gene encoding 7-cyano-7-deazaguanine synthase QueC, translating to MTNVSLPPTSLNQEPDSTVTTLENNQNAVVLLSGGLDSVTCLYWAKARYAAVTAVSFNYGQRHNSELVAAKTIAETAGVNHRIIDIDIAQLGGSSLTDHSMIVPDSDADKFPNKKYDTIDNDAIPNTYVPARNTIFLSYALAVAEVTDANHIVIGVSSVDYSGYPDCRPEYIAAFEHMANLATKAGVTGHRLTIQTPLQQLSKAKTIELGLSLGVDYAQTISCYQADNQGRACGLCDSCALRRQGFAQAGVSDPTHYQPQYQSQN from the coding sequence ATGACTAATGTTTCGCTGCCACCTACCTCACTGAATCAAGAACCTGACTCTACTGTGACCACTCTAGAGAATAATCAGAACGCTGTCGTTCTATTGTCAGGAGGGCTTGACTCGGTCACTTGTCTTTATTGGGCTAAGGCGCGCTATGCAGCTGTCACCGCGGTAAGCTTTAACTATGGTCAGCGCCACAATAGCGAGCTTGTCGCGGCAAAGACTATTGCCGAAACGGCTGGAGTCAATCACCGCATTATTGATATCGACATTGCCCAGCTTGGCGGCTCATCCCTAACTGATCACAGTATGATCGTGCCAGACAGTGATGCTGATAAGTTTCCTAATAAAAAATACGATACGATTGATAACGATGCCATTCCTAATACCTACGTACCCGCGCGTAATACGATATTTTTGTCCTATGCGCTTGCTGTTGCAGAAGTGACCGATGCCAATCACATCGTCATCGGTGTCAGTTCAGTGGATTACTCTGGCTATCCTGACTGCCGTCCTGAATATATTGCCGCTTTTGAACATATGGCCAACCTAGCAACCAAAGCTGGGGTTACTGGTCATCGGCTAACCATTCAAACGCCACTACAACAGCTCTCTAAAGCAAAAACCATTGAGCTTGGATTATCGCTTGGGGTTGACTATGCGCAAACCATCTCTTGTTATCAAGCAGACAATCAAGGCCGTGCATGCGGATTATGCGATAGCTGCGCGCTACGCCGTCAAGGGTTTGCTCAAGCTGGCGTCTCTGATCCTACTCACTATCAGCCCCAATATCAGTCTCAAAATTAG
- a CDS encoding mechanosensitive ion channel family protein: MAIAGITDFFEEIIRDLHTSLYLAIGGSIEEDSLNWSSYAAELVSTGIKILILLAVLGFFYWLATYIIKKNKTRLRLNERRIKMARSTLRYMWVVASVIAVMSQMSFEPDTVKATAKASIWAGIYYVLWTTSDHIIHKVLQHYGLNASIEQLLKNVFSVLIWILGTASVMAQFGFDIVSLVAGLGIVGLAVGFAAQSTLANFIAGITILLEQSFQVGDWININDNEGRVVVIALRTTHILTRDNITVIIPNSNVASSEVTNLTSKNFIRFDIRMRIAFEDDIDLARKEILQVLSDTDVVLSRPEASATVAEIGEYGVFFIVRFWVKPASVARMPKIKEDLQEKIKLAFDAANISTPYPHMRLLMPKDVDYPIATKPFATTTQVLTEGVTLTKDD; encoded by the coding sequence ATGGCAATCGCTGGTATTACTGATTTTTTTGAAGAAATCATTCGTGATTTACATACCAGCCTATATCTCGCCATTGGTGGCTCGATAGAAGAGGATTCACTCAACTGGTCTTCTTATGCAGCTGAGTTAGTCAGTACTGGCATCAAAATCCTAATACTGCTTGCGGTATTGGGATTTTTTTATTGGTTAGCGACCTATATTATTAAGAAAAACAAAACGCGTCTGCGCTTGAATGAGCGCCGCATTAAAATGGCACGCTCTACTCTGCGTTATATGTGGGTGGTTGCCAGTGTAATTGCCGTCATGAGTCAAATGAGTTTTGAGCCAGATACCGTTAAAGCCACAGCAAAAGCCAGTATTTGGGCGGGTATCTATTATGTCCTCTGGACGACATCCGATCATATTATCCATAAAGTATTGCAGCATTATGGACTCAATGCTTCTATTGAACAGCTGCTTAAGAATGTTTTTTCAGTACTGATTTGGATACTTGGAACGGCCAGTGTCATGGCGCAATTTGGCTTTGACATTGTCTCTTTAGTCGCAGGTTTGGGTATTGTTGGTTTGGCAGTGGGCTTTGCTGCCCAGTCGACGCTTGCCAACTTCATCGCTGGCATTACGATCCTACTTGAGCAATCCTTTCAAGTGGGCGACTGGATTAACATTAATGACAATGAAGGTCGTGTCGTGGTTATCGCCTTGCGCACCACGCATATCTTGACCCGAGACAATATTACGGTCATCATTCCAAACTCTAACGTGGCCTCCTCCGAGGTGACCAACCTGACCTCCAAAAACTTCATACGCTTTGATATTCGTATGCGTATTGCATTTGAGGATGATATTGACCTTGCTCGTAAGGAGATTTTGCAAGTTCTGTCCGATACTGATGTGGTGCTCAGCCGCCCTGAGGCCTCAGCGACAGTAGCTGAGATTGGGGAGTATGGGGTGTTTTTCATCGTGCGTTTTTGGGTCAAGCCTGCGTCAGTTGCTCGCATGCCTAAGATAAAAGAAGACCTGCAAGAAAAGATCAAACTTGCATTTGATGCGGCCAACATCTCAACCCCTTACCCGCATATGCGCCTGCTCATGCCAAAGGACGTCGACTACCCTATTGCAACTAAACCGTTTGCCACGACGACGCAAGTGCTCACAGAAGGAGTCACTCTTACAAAAGATGACTAG
- a CDS encoding peroxiredoxin has protein sequence MAKPTTEVIDLPDFPVTIVRELDGNFIHDNISLKELVTNSSKGLILYFYPKDNTPGCTTQATDFTAHINDFDTLGYDIIGVSRDSVESHEKFIAKHDLHIPLISDGDEKLCQYFDVIKEKNMYGKITLGLVRSTFVFDKSGTLTHAQRNLRAKDYAERLLAVLAS, from the coding sequence ATGGCTAAACCTACTACTGAAGTGATTGACCTACCCGACTTTCCAGTCACTATCGTACGTGAGCTCGATGGTAACTTTATCCATGATAATATCAGTCTAAAAGAGTTGGTGACAAACTCTAGCAAGGGACTTATTCTCTATTTCTATCCAAAAGACAACACGCCTGGTTGTACCACGCAAGCCACAGACTTTACTGCTCATATCAATGATTTTGATACGCTTGGCTACGATATTATCGGCGTATCGCGTGATAGTGTGGAGTCACATGAGAAGTTCATTGCCAAGCACGATTTGCATATCCCGTTAATCAGTGATGGCGATGAAAAGCTATGTCAATACTTTGATGTGATTAAAGAAAAAAATATGTATGGCAAAATCACGCTTGGACTCGTACGCTCTACCTTTGTGTTTGATAAAAGTGGTACGCTCACTCATGCTCAGCGTAACCTACGTGCCAAAGACTATGCAGAACGTTTATTGGCTGTGCTGGCTTCTTAA